One region of bacterium genomic DNA includes:
- the tcuA gene encoding FAD-dependent tricarballylate dehydrogenase TcuA: MDRVEVIVIGGGNAALCAALAAAERGAGVLVLERAPEEKRGGNSFVTAGAMRFPYRGIEDVAQIVSDPALRTPGRVEIGQYPEEEFLGDLQRVTQGEADPELGRALAARAFPTMKWLREKGVEFVLAYDRQSFLVNGRHRFWGGLIVKAHGEGPGLIGALYRAAQRSRVAVQYGARATSLEWEGGARWWRVQATVDDRPRDYRAHAVVLASGGFEANPEMRAAHLGPRWKAAKVRGTPYNTGDGIRMGLAAGGRPFGDWSGCHAVAWDVNAPATNEERLGQHFERDSYPLGIYVNIRGERFVDEGAEFRNYTYARYGQEIIRQTHQVAFQIFDQKVVPLLKKPYTLPRTTRLEARTVSELARKAGIEVRSLERTMAEFNASVNTNAFNPAVLDGKAARGVTPPKSNWAQRLDAPPYVCFPVTCGITFTFGGLKITPQAEVVEADGRVVAGLFACGELVGGLFYHNYPGGSGLMAGAVFGRTAGTAAAAFTGHGG; the protein is encoded by the coding sequence ATGGACAGGGTTGAAGTGATCGTGATCGGAGGCGGCAACGCGGCCCTCTGCGCTGCGCTGGCCGCCGCGGAGCGCGGCGCGGGCGTGCTCGTGTTGGAGCGGGCGCCCGAGGAGAAGCGCGGGGGGAACTCGTTCGTGACGGCCGGCGCGATGCGGTTTCCCTACCGCGGGATCGAGGATGTCGCGCAGATCGTGTCGGATCCGGCTCTTCGGACCCCGGGGAGGGTCGAGATCGGCCAATACCCTGAAGAGGAGTTCCTCGGCGATCTTCAACGGGTGACGCAGGGGGAGGCGGACCCGGAACTCGGCCGCGCGCTGGCGGCGCGAGCGTTTCCCACGATGAAGTGGCTGCGGGAGAAGGGGGTGGAGTTCGTCCTTGCCTACGACCGCCAGTCGTTCCTCGTGAACGGGCGCCACCGATTCTGGGGCGGATTGATCGTCAAGGCGCACGGTGAAGGCCCTGGGCTGATCGGCGCGCTGTACCGGGCCGCCCAGCGATCTCGTGTGGCGGTGCAGTATGGGGCGCGGGCGACGTCACTGGAATGGGAAGGCGGTGCGAGATGGTGGCGGGTCCAGGCCACGGTCGACGACCGGCCGCGCGACTACCGTGCCCACGCGGTGGTGTTGGCCTCGGGTGGCTTTGAGGCGAACCCCGAGATGCGGGCCGCCCACCTCGGGCCGAGATGGAAGGCCGCGAAGGTCCGCGGCACCCCGTACAATACGGGGGACGGAATCCGGATGGGGTTGGCCGCGGGCGGCCGGCCGTTCGGGGACTGGAGTGGGTGCCACGCCGTCGCATGGGATGTCAACGCGCCGGCGACCAACGAAGAGCGGCTGGGGCAGCACTTCGAACGGGACTCGTATCCGCTCGGCATCTACGTCAACATCCGGGGAGAACGGTTCGTGGACGAGGGCGCCGAGTTCCGTAACTACACCTACGCGCGGTACGGCCAGGAGATTATCCGTCAGACCCATCAGGTCGCCTTTCAAATCTTCGACCAGAAGGTCGTGCCGTTGTTGAAGAAGCCGTACACACTTCCCCGCACGACTCGGCTGGAGGCCAGGACTGTATCTGAGCTCGCGCGGAAAGCCGGGATCGAGGTGCGCAGCCTGGAACGGACGATGGCCGAGTTCAACGCCTCGGTCAACACCAACGCGTTCAACCCCGCGGTCCTGGACGGAAAGGCGGCGCGCGGGGTCACCCCGCCGAAGTCGAATTGGGCGCAGCGGCTCGACGCTCCCCCGTATGTGTGCTTCCCGGTGACCTGCGGGATCACATTCACCTTCGGCGGGCTCAAGATCACGCCCCAGGCCGAGGTCGTGGAGGCCGACGGCCGGGTCGTGGCCGGGCTGTTTGCCTGCGGGGAGCTCGTGGGAGGCCTCTTCTACCATAATTATCCGGGCGGCTCCGGCCTCATGGCGGGCGCCGTCTTTGGGCGGACGGCAGGGACGGCGGCGGCGGCGTTCACCGGGCACGGCGGATGA
- a CDS encoding thiamine pyrophosphate-dependent enzyme: MIRLEAFQRLVTLLDNEPVLSNLGRNTYDLFAAGHRPQNFYTWGAMGTVSSVGLGLALARPDLRVVVLDGDGSLLMNLGSLATIASLRPANLVHIVCDTATYETTGGQVSHTAGATDLAAIGRGAGLSRVERVEDLAQFERTARRSLVEPGPWLIVARMEGTTTPVKVPRRPIYDKYRFMEAITAHPRL; the protein is encoded by the coding sequence ATGATTCGTCTGGAGGCGTTTCAGAGACTCGTCACGCTCCTCGACAACGAACCGGTCCTCTCCAACCTGGGACGGAACACGTACGACCTGTTCGCGGCCGGCCACCGGCCGCAGAACTTTTATACGTGGGGGGCGATGGGGACCGTCTCCTCCGTGGGGCTAGGGCTCGCGCTGGCCCGGCCGGATCTGCGCGTCGTGGTGCTGGACGGCGACGGGTCGTTGCTCATGAACCTCGGGTCGCTGGCCACGATCGCGTCCCTACGTCCCGCCAACCTCGTGCACATCGTATGCGACACCGCGACCTATGAGACGACCGGGGGACAGGTATCCCACACCGCGGGGGCCACCGACCTCGCCGCGATCGGCAGGGGCGCGGGACTCTCCCGGGTCGAGCGGGTCGAGGATCTCGCTCAGTTCGAGCGGACGGCGCGAAGGAGCCTTGTGGAGCCGGGTCCGTGGTTGATCGTGGCCAGGATGGAGGGGACGACCACACCCGTCAAGGTGCCGCGGCGTCCGATCTACGACAAATACCGGTTTATGGAGGCGATCACCGCTCACCCGCGGCTGTAG
- a CDS encoding SDR family NAD(P)-dependent oxidoreductase, translating to MNNAEFEGRRVLVTGGGAGIGRGIATAFVRAGAWVALVDVAADRVKTVLAELGEGPGRAFGVVGDIRTADAVERIVSEAAGHLGRIDVLVNNAAVYPNCPVIEMPEEQWDAVIDTNLKGTFLMSRAVARRMVTEGIHGHVVSIASGAYESARRGASHYCASKAAVVMFSKVLAQELAEHRIHVNVVSPGLIDVGRRGDVNPSYRDTLIKNIPWGRAGQPSEIAEAVLFLASRYAEYITGTVIDVNGGASAGRFFLPYSRG from the coding sequence ATGAACAATGCGGAGTTTGAGGGACGGCGGGTGCTCGTCACCGGCGGCGGCGCGGGGATCGGCCGCGGGATCGCGACGGCGTTCGTGCGGGCCGGGGCCTGGGTGGCTCTCGTCGACGTCGCCGCCGATCGGGTGAAGACCGTGCTGGCGGAGTTGGGAGAGGGGCCGGGCCGCGCGTTCGGCGTCGTGGGAGACATCCGAACGGCAGACGCGGTCGAGCGCATCGTCTCGGAGGCGGCCGGCCACCTCGGCCGGATCGACGTGCTCGTGAACAACGCCGCGGTGTATCCCAACTGCCCGGTGATCGAGATGCCCGAGGAGCAGTGGGACGCCGTCATCGACACCAACCTCAAGGGCACGTTCCTGATGTCCCGGGCGGTTGCCCGCCGGATGGTGACGGAGGGCATCCACGGACACGTCGTCAGCATCGCGTCGGGAGCCTACGAGTCGGCGCGCCGGGGCGCCTCGCACTACTGTGCGTCCAAGGCCGCGGTCGTCATGTTCAGCAAAGTGCTGGCCCAGGAACTGGCCGAGCACCGCATCCACGTGAACGTGGTCTCTCCCGGCCTCATCGACGTGGGGCGGCGCGGGGACGTGAACCCCAGCTACCGCGACACACTGATCAAGAACATCCCGTGGGGGCGCGCCGGTCAACCCTCGGAGATCGCCGAGGCGGTGTTGTTCCTCGCTTCCCGCTACGCCGAGTACATCACCGGCACGGTCATCGATGTGAACGGCGGTGCGAGCGCCGGGCGCTTCTTCCTTCCCTACAGCCGCGGGTGA